The Agrobacterium larrymoorei sequence CACATCGATTGGCCCGTGCCCACAGATTGACGGAGTAGCGGATATGCGGGCGAAATTCCGGCGCTGTTTTCCAATATGTTCCGGCGTAATTCAGGGCTTCGAGGATCATTGCGTCTTCATTCTGAAGGGGAATATGGGACCTGTGCAGGCTTAACCCGCCTGCACAGCTCAACGCAGTATCAACTGCGCTGCGGTTCGACCAGAGCATTGACGATCCGCCGCACCAGCGGCAATACAAGAAGCAGCGTCGGGAACGCCACAAACCATGAGAGACCCCAGGCGGGCAGCCACCGGATCATAAAATCCTCCGTAAAGCCGATGGCGCGGACCGTCGCGATGAGCGAAACGACAAACGTCATCAGGACGGAAAGCACCATAGGCATGAGAATGGCGCCGTAGCGCGCGGGTAAGCGTGAGAATGTCATGAAACATGTCTTTCTAAACGTCGTCTTCAAAAGCGCACCTCGTTCGCGCCCTCAAAGAGCGAGGGGGTAAGGCGCGTTGCTTGACGTTAGACGCTTACGGTCGAAATCGACGACGAAGACGAGCTAACACGGACGCAGAGGGCTTTCAAGCGTTCTTGCGTTGCGCCTGCGATCTCAAGCGCGATCGTTAGGGATAGACGTCTCGGCGATGACCGATTTCGATGACGACAGGCTTGTGATCCTGGCTGTCGCAGATGATGCGATAATCGCCAACACGGTAGCGTCAGAAATTGCCGAGTTCCGAACCTTGTAGCGATGATCCCGTTTGCCTCGGATTGCCCAACTGTAGCAGCCTGTCGTGCAGAAAGGAGCGGATGCGATGTCTTGTCTGTGGGTCGAGTTTTTTGATCTGTTTGTGAACGAGAATGTCGTATTCAATTGTCCAGGTCACGCCAGAACGCCTCGGCGCTTATAACCTTGGATTCACCGCGTCGCCTCTTCCGCCAGAGACAAATCCTCCATATCTTCAATATGTTTTTCTATCGCTTCACGGATGTAAAATGCGGAGGTACGGCCGGTGCGCTCAGAAAGTGCTTTCAGGCGTTCATAGGTCTCATCCGGCAGGCGGATGGCGGTTTGCTTGCCCATGAGGTTCTCTCTGGAAGAGATTGGGATGCATGTATCCCATCTGGCAGTTTTCGCATCCAACGCCAGCAAATGCGCTGGCTTCCGGCCTTGCCGCATGGGGCGTCATCCTCTAAGACACCGGCTTGATTTCAAGAGACAATCGGACTGGCATCATGAGCGAAAAAGCAAAAAAGCCTCAGAAACTGAAAGCCCGCCTGCCGCGCGGCTTCGTTGACCGTTCGGCTGCCGATATCCATGCCACCAATGAGATGATCGAAAAGATCCGCAAGGTCTATGAGCTTTACGGTTTCGATCCGGTCGAGACCCCTTTGTTCGAATATACCGATGCGCTGGGCAAGTTCTTGCCAGATAGCGACCGGCCGAATGAAGGCGTCTTTTCGCTTCAAGACGATGACGATCAGTGGATGAGCCTGCGCTACGATCTGACGGCGCCGCTTGCCCGTCACGTGGCGGAAAACTTCAACGAAATCCAGCTGCCTTACCGCACCTATCGTGCGGGCTATGTCTTCCGCAATGAAAAGCCCGGCCCCGGCCGTTTCCGCCAATTCATGCAATTCGATGCCGATACCGTCGGTGCTGCAGGCGTTCAGGCGGATGCGGAAATGTGCATGATGATGGCCGATACGCTGGAAGCGCTCGGCATCAAGCGCGGCGATTACGTCATTCGCGTCAACAACCGAAAGGTTCTGGATGGCGTGATGGAAGCCATCGGTCTCGGCGGTCAAGAGAATGCCGGCCGTCGTCTCAACGTGTTGCGCGCCATCGATAAACTCGACAAGTTCGGCCCGGAAGGCGTGAAGCTCTTGCTCGGTCCCGGTCGCAAGGATGAGTCCGGCGACTTTACCAAGGGTGCTGGGCTGGACGAGGCGCAGATCGACAAGGTTCTCTTCTTCGTCGGCATCAAGGATTATGCGACGAGTGCGCACGATCTGGCAAAGCTCGTCACCGGCACCTCCAAGGGCGAAGAGGGCGTCGAGGAACTCAATGTCATCGGCGCGCTCGTTGCAGGTGCCGGTTACGAGGCAGATCGCATCAAGATCGATCCGTCGGTCGTTCGCGGCCTCGAATATTATACCGGCCCGGTTTACGAGGCCGAGCTGACATTCGATGTCACCAACGAAAAGGGCGAGAAGGTCGTTTTCGGCTCGGTCGGCGGTGGTGGGCGCTACGATGGTCTCGTGTCGCGCTTCATGGGCCAGCCGGTTCCCGCAACCGGTTTTTCCATCGGTGTCTCGCGTCTCAT is a genomic window containing:
- the relB gene encoding type II toxin-antitoxin system RelB family antitoxin; this encodes MGKQTAIRLPDETYERLKALSERTGRTSAFYIREAIEKHIEDMEDLSLAEEATR
- a CDS encoding DUF2798 domain-containing protein; this encodes MTFSRLPARYGAILMPMVLSVLMTFVVSLIATVRAIGFTEDFMIRWLPAWGLSWFVAFPTLLLVLPLVRRIVNALVEPQRS
- the hisS gene encoding histidine--tRNA ligase, translated to MSEKAKKPQKLKARLPRGFVDRSAADIHATNEMIEKIRKVYELYGFDPVETPLFEYTDALGKFLPDSDRPNEGVFSLQDDDDQWMSLRYDLTAPLARHVAENFNEIQLPYRTYRAGYVFRNEKPGPGRFRQFMQFDADTVGAAGVQADAEMCMMMADTLEALGIKRGDYVIRVNNRKVLDGVMEAIGLGGQENAGRRLNVLRAIDKLDKFGPEGVKLLLGPGRKDESGDFTKGAGLDEAQIDKVLFFVGIKDYATSAHDLAKLVTGTSKGEEGVEELNVIGALVAGAGYEADRIKIDPSVVRGLEYYTGPVYEAELTFDVTNEKGEKVVFGSVGGGGRYDGLVSRFMGQPVPATGFSIGVSRLMTALKNLGKLGQAKPLAPVLITVMDGDVDSMGRYQRFTQALRAEGIRAEMYQGNWKKFGNQLKYADRMGAPIAIIQGGDERAEGVVQIKDLIEGKRLSGEIEDNATWREARVAQEVVAEADLVAKVKEILEAQAEDRRRAEG